The following coding sequences are from one Microbulbifer sp. TB1203 window:
- the tyrS gene encoding tyrosine--tRNA ligase — MAGVDTTLLKDLDRRGLINQATGDGELTQHLAECRTLYCGFDPTADSLHIGSLVPLLTLKRFQAAGHKPIALVGGATGLIGDPSFKAQERSLNSPEVVNGWVEKLKRQVSQFIDFDCGENSALVVNNLDWTKDLRVLDFLRDVGKHFSINNMVNKESVKQRIQREGEGISFTEFAYILLQSMDFSELYRRHSCTLQIGGSDQWGNITGGVDLTRRQHRGKVYGMTLPLVTKADGSKFGKTESGTIWLDASRTSPYAFYQFWLNTADADVYKFLRYFTFLSVDEIEAIEGADRERAGRPEAQSILAREVTRLVHGEEGLAAAERISRALFSGEIAELSAGDLEQLRLDGLPSSSLPAGFDGQSLINLLVEAGMAPSGKPVKDALGRKAVLVNGETVGLESNAEPQSVFAPARALADRFFIVRLGKKKYHLFELAG, encoded by the coding sequence ATGGCCGGGGTCGACACGACACTGCTCAAAGACTTGGACCGCCGCGGGCTGATCAATCAGGCCACCGGTGACGGCGAGCTGACACAGCATTTGGCGGAGTGCCGGACTCTCTATTGCGGTTTCGATCCCACTGCGGATTCCCTGCATATTGGTAGTTTAGTACCACTTCTCACGTTGAAGAGGTTTCAGGCGGCAGGACACAAGCCGATCGCTCTGGTTGGCGGTGCCACCGGTCTGATTGGCGATCCGTCCTTCAAGGCCCAGGAGCGGAGTCTCAACAGTCCGGAAGTGGTCAATGGCTGGGTGGAGAAACTGAAACGCCAGGTGTCGCAGTTCATCGATTTCGACTGCGGAGAAAACAGCGCCCTGGTGGTCAACAACCTGGACTGGACCAAAGATCTCCGTGTGCTCGACTTCCTGCGCGATGTGGGAAAACATTTCTCCATCAACAATATGGTGAACAAAGAATCCGTCAAACAGCGGATCCAGCGCGAGGGCGAGGGCATTTCCTTCACCGAGTTCGCCTACATCCTGCTGCAGTCCATGGATTTTTCCGAGCTGTACCGGCGCCACAGCTGCACTCTGCAGATTGGCGGTTCGGACCAGTGGGGCAATATCACCGGCGGTGTGGACCTGACCCGGCGCCAGCACCGCGGCAAGGTGTACGGCATGACCCTGCCACTGGTGACCAAGGCTGACGGCAGCAAGTTCGGCAAAACCGAGAGTGGCACCATCTGGCTCGATGCCAGCCGCACTTCCCCCTACGCCTTCTATCAGTTCTGGCTGAACACCGCCGATGCGGACGTATACAAGTTCCTGCGCTACTTCACCTTCCTCAGCGTGGACGAAATCGAGGCCATAGAGGGCGCCGACCGCGAGCGTGCCGGCAGGCCCGAAGCCCAGAGCATCCTGGCCCGGGAAGTGACCCGCCTGGTACACGGTGAAGAGGGGTTGGCGGCCGCGGAGCGGATTTCCCGGGCGCTCTTTTCCGGGGAAATCGCCGAGCTGTCGGCGGGTGATCTGGAACAACTGCGCCTGGACGGCCTGCCCAGTTCCAGCCTGCCGGCGGGGTTCGACGGGCAGAGCCTGATCAATCTGCTGGTGGAGGCGGGGATGGCCCCGTCCGGCAAGCCAGTGAAAGACGCGCTGGGCCGCAAAGCGGTCCTGGTAAATGGTGAGACAGTGGGGTTGGAGAGCAACGCCGAGCCGCAGTCGGTGTTCGCCCCGGCCAGGGCGTTGGCCGACCGCTTCTTTATCGTGCGCCTGGGCAAGAAGAAGTACCACCTGTTTGAGCTCGCGGGCTGA
- a CDS encoding peptidoglycan DD-metalloendopeptidase family protein, producing the protein MQNHRKSPPRLFGVLRQHFPRTHALAAGAASFALALTLFVSTPEVEAKRHSLPVTLSSIDSDAARADFVDNGAAGRELRSQNLKVQNGDTLSDLFQRAGVSSAEMYQLLASGDEARQLAKLTPGEELTFRTDSEGALQSLELYRDRLNRIEFKRGESDDFQYTLHQRQADSYTAYRQGEIESSLFVAGSDAGLSHNLIMAMADVFSSDIDFALDIRKGDHFSVIFDEEFLDGEKIGDGPIQAVTFTNQGKAFSAVRYTDVNGDTNYYTPDGKSMRKAFIRTPVDIGRISSHYNPRRLHPIFKTRRPHNGTDYAAPTGTPVYAAGDGRVTRAGYSKSNGNYVFIQHGERYVTRYLHLSKRLVKRGQRVKQRQVIGKVGSTGYATGPHLHYEFLVDGRHRNPATIVRKLPKAKSIPSAEMARFKTQTQPLLAQLERFKQPALAQHREEEDSDKQSVN; encoded by the coding sequence ATGCAGAACCATCGCAAATCGCCGCCGCGTCTGTTCGGCGTCCTACGCCAGCACTTTCCGCGCACCCACGCCCTGGCTGCCGGCGCCGCCAGCTTTGCCCTGGCGCTGACCCTGTTTGTCTCCACCCCGGAAGTGGAGGCGAAGAGGCACTCACTGCCGGTAACCCTGTCCTCCATCGACAGCGATGCCGCCAGAGCAGATTTCGTCGACAACGGGGCCGCCGGCCGGGAACTGCGCAGCCAGAACCTGAAAGTACAGAACGGCGACACCCTGTCCGACCTCTTCCAGCGCGCCGGCGTCAGCAGTGCGGAGATGTACCAGTTGCTGGCCAGCGGCGACGAGGCCCGCCAGTTGGCCAAACTGACCCCCGGGGAAGAACTGACTTTCCGCACGGACAGCGAAGGCGCACTGCAGAGTCTGGAGCTGTACCGCGACCGGCTCAACCGGATCGAGTTCAAGCGCGGCGAATCCGACGACTTCCAGTACACCCTGCACCAGCGCCAGGCGGACAGCTACACCGCTTACCGCCAGGGGGAGATCGAGAGTTCCCTGTTCGTGGCCGGCAGCGACGCAGGCCTGAGCCACAACCTGATCATGGCCATGGCGGACGTGTTCAGCTCCGATATCGACTTCGCCCTGGACATCCGCAAAGGCGACCATTTCAGCGTGATTTTCGATGAAGAGTTCCTGGACGGGGAAAAGATCGGCGACGGCCCCATCCAGGCGGTGACCTTCACCAACCAGGGCAAGGCCTTCAGTGCCGTGCGCTATACCGACGTCAACGGCGACACCAACTACTACACACCGGACGGCAAGAGCATGCGCAAGGCGTTTATCCGCACCCCGGTGGATATCGGCCGCATCAGCTCCCACTACAACCCCCGACGTCTGCATCCCATTTTCAAGACCCGGCGCCCGCACAACGGCACCGACTACGCGGCGCCCACCGGCACCCCGGTGTACGCCGCCGGCGACGGTCGCGTGACCCGGGCCGGCTACAGCAAGTCCAACGGCAACTATGTGTTTATCCAGCACGGCGAGCGCTACGTCACCCGCTACCTGCACCTGAGCAAGCGCCTGGTAAAACGCGGACAGCGCGTGAAACAGCGCCAGGTGATCGGCAAGGTCGGCTCCACCGGCTACGCCACCGGCCCGCACCTGCATTACGAATTCCTGGTCGACGGCCGCCACCGCAATCCCGCCACCATCGTGCGCAAACTGCCCAAGGCCAAATCGATCCCCTCCGCGGAAATGGCCCGCTTCAAGACCCAGACCCAGCCGCTGCTGGCGCAGCTGGAGCGCTTCAAGCAGCCGGCCCTGGCCCAGCACCGCGAAGAAGAGGACAGCGACAAGCAAAGCGTTAACTAG
- a CDS encoding anhydro-N-acetylmuramic acid kinase, producing the protein MPDLYIGLMSGTSVDSIDAVLVDFGSGDTLKPQIITALGHPIDPPLREAILALCAPGPSELDRAGQLDRQIGQAFADATNTLLARAGVEAGDITAIGSHGQTVRHRPPGTVTAPFSLQLGDPNTIAALTGITTVADFRRRDMALGGHGAPLMPAFHRAVFATDRNRAVVNIGGMANITELAADGAVYGYDTGPGNVLLDYWISLHQGQPFDRDGAWAASGRVQMELLSRLMADPYFSAKPPKSTGREIFNASWLEQASAGLELAPADVQATLAEVTAASIAEAVHQFADGGELLVCGGGARNKDLLARLRRRLPTWSIACTGSYGIDADWLEAVGFAWLARQTLRGLPGNCPSVTGAREETVLGGVYPA; encoded by the coding sequence ATGCCCGATCTATATATCGGCCTGATGTCCGGCACCAGTGTCGACTCCATCGACGCGGTACTGGTCGACTTCGGCAGCGGTGACACCCTCAAGCCACAGATCATCACCGCCCTCGGCCATCCCATTGACCCACCGCTTCGGGAAGCTATTCTCGCTCTCTGCGCCCCCGGCCCCTCCGAGTTGGACCGCGCGGGTCAACTGGATCGACAGATCGGCCAGGCGTTTGCCGATGCCACCAACACCCTGCTGGCGCGAGCCGGCGTCGAAGCCGGCGATATCACCGCCATTGGCAGCCACGGGCAGACGGTGCGCCACCGCCCGCCGGGCACGGTTACCGCGCCCTTCAGCCTGCAACTGGGCGATCCCAACACCATTGCCGCCCTCACCGGAATCACCACGGTAGCGGACTTCCGCCGCCGCGACATGGCCCTAGGGGGACATGGTGCACCGCTGATGCCGGCCTTCCACCGCGCCGTCTTCGCCACCGACCGCAACCGCGCGGTGGTCAATATCGGCGGCATGGCCAATATCACCGAACTGGCCGCGGATGGGGCCGTCTACGGCTACGACACCGGTCCCGGCAACGTCCTGCTCGACTACTGGATATCCCTGCATCAAGGACAGCCGTTCGACCGCGACGGTGCATGGGCCGCCAGTGGTCGGGTGCAGATGGAGCTGCTCAGCCGGTTGATGGCAGACCCCTATTTCTCCGCCAAGCCCCCCAAGAGCACCGGCCGTGAAATTTTCAACGCCAGTTGGCTTGAGCAGGCCAGCGCCGGGTTGGAGTTGGCGCCGGCAGACGTACAGGCCACGCTGGCGGAGGTGACCGCGGCCAGTATTGCCGAGGCGGTGCACCAGTTCGCAGATGGCGGTGAGCTGCTGGTATGTGGCGGCGGGGCCAGAAACAAGGATCTGCTGGCGCGCCTGCGCCGGCGCCTGCCCACCTGGTCCATCGCCTGTACCGGCAGCTACGGCATAGACGCCGACTGGCTGGAAGCGGTGGGTTTCGCCTGGCTGGCGCGACAGACGCTGCGCGGGCTGCCAGGCAACTGCCCGAGTGTGACCGGCGCGCGGGAAGAGACGGTGCTGGGGGGCGTTTATCCGGCTTGA
- the erpA gene encoding iron-sulfur cluster insertion protein ErpA gives MSEAVSFSPEPVVVTDQAVAKVKSLLEDEGNPELKLRVFVTGGGCSGFQYGFTFDELVAEDDAVVEKDGIQVLVDAMSYPYLVGASVDYEEGLSGSRFVVQNPNASSTCGCGSSFSI, from the coding sequence ATGTCAGAAGCTGTTTCCTTTTCTCCCGAGCCGGTTGTGGTGACCGACCAGGCGGTAGCCAAGGTCAAAAGCCTGCTGGAAGACGAGGGCAACCCGGAACTCAAATTGCGGGTTTTCGTGACCGGTGGTGGCTGCTCCGGTTTCCAGTACGGATTTACCTTCGACGAACTGGTAGCCGAGGATGACGCAGTAGTCGAGAAAGACGGCATCCAGGTGCTGGTGGACGCCATGAGCTATCCCTACCTGGTGGGCGCCAGTGTCGACTATGAGGAGGGGCTGTCCGGCTCCCGCTTTGTGGTGCAGAACCCCAACGCCTCCTCCACCTGCGGCTGCGGCTCCTCTTTCTCCATCTAG
- a CDS encoding polymer-forming cytoskeletal protein, which translates to MASSGGNNTTLIARHTEVAGDLHFRGNLVIEGKVRGNVNAHSDSDARLQIVEGGIVEGEIRVPHVVINGNVKGDVHATRHLELSSKAMVEGNVHYKLIEMVKGAQVNGSLVSNVEMDSAGEPRMLEYSEETIVDVD; encoded by the coding sequence ATGGCGAGCTCTGGTGGTAACAACACAACACTGATCGCGCGGCACACCGAGGTGGCGGGCGATCTGCACTTCCGCGGCAATCTGGTGATCGAGGGCAAGGTGCGAGGCAATGTCAACGCGCACAGCGACAGCGATGCGCGCCTGCAGATCGTCGAGGGCGGTATCGTCGAGGGTGAGATCCGCGTGCCCCACGTGGTGATCAACGGCAACGTCAAGGGCGATGTACATGCGACGCGTCACCTGGAGCTGTCCTCCAAGGCGATGGTGGAAGGCAATGTGCACTACAAGCTGATCGAGATGGTCAAGGGCGCCCAGGTGAACGGCTCCCTGGTCTCCAATGTAGAGATGGATTCCGCCGGTGAGCCGCGCATGCTGGAATATTCGGAAGAAACGATAGTGGATGTAGACTAA
- a CDS encoding DUF6776 family protein — protein sequence MARKKVKGSKQYRMKVVPHRPFFGVFSVLGVALLVLATSAAAYFAGQHKMRLGLDRKTQAHEEAESHLDKLRRENEELRMRVATAEQSVAIGEQANEKVRAELVEKESLIAELRQEISFYRGIMAPADGSEGVSIGRFSISQTGDVRRYQYKLLVQQSAARHNVVTGSATFTVVGTEAGQPKRYPLSTLSQQVDSESIPLRFKYFQNIEGELQLPPDFEPEGVELTLKSSARKGFNIERRYGWLVQKT from the coding sequence ATGGCGCGGAAAAAAGTCAAAGGCAGCAAGCAGTACCGCATGAAGGTGGTGCCCCACCGCCCCTTTTTCGGAGTCTTTTCCGTATTGGGGGTGGCGCTGCTGGTGCTCGCCACATCGGCCGCTGCCTACTTCGCCGGCCAGCACAAGATGCGGCTCGGCCTGGACCGGAAAACCCAGGCGCACGAGGAGGCGGAGAGCCATCTGGACAAGTTGCGCAGAGAGAACGAGGAGCTTCGCATGCGCGTGGCGACCGCGGAGCAGTCGGTGGCCATTGGCGAGCAGGCCAATGAGAAAGTGCGCGCGGAGCTGGTGGAGAAGGAAAGCCTCATCGCCGAACTGCGCCAGGAAATCTCTTTCTACCGCGGCATCATGGCCCCCGCCGACGGCAGCGAGGGTGTCTCCATCGGCCGCTTCAGTATTTCCCAGACCGGCGATGTGCGCCGCTACCAGTACAAGCTGCTGGTGCAGCAGTCGGCGGCCCGTCACAATGTGGTGACCGGCAGCGCCACTTTCACTGTTGTCGGTACGGAGGCGGGGCAGCCCAAGCGCTATCCGTTGAGCACGCTGTCGCAACAGGTGGACAGCGAGTCGATACCGCTGCGTTTCAAGTATTTCCAGAATATCGAGGGAGAGCTGCAACTGCCTCCGGACTTTGAACCGGAAGGGGTGGAGTTGACGCTCAAATCCAGCGCGCGCAAAGGCTTCAATATCGAGCGGCGTTACGGCTGGCTGGTGCAGAAAACATAG
- the argC gene encoding N-acetyl-gamma-glutamyl-phosphate reductase, translated as MIKVAIVGGTGYTGVELLRLLAGHPQVELTAITSRALAGTPVAELFPSLRGHCELAFCEPDIDQLSRCDLVFFATPHGVAQAQVPELMKRGVRVIDLSADFRITDVPAWEQWYNQPHGAPELVEMAVYGLPEVNRDAIAGAQLVACPGCYPTAIQLGWIPLLEADAVDPQQLIANAASGASGAGRQGKTELLLAETSDNFRAYSAGGHRHLPEIEQGLRRAQPAGSAEARVTFVPHLLPMIRGIHATLYSTLRGGRELEELQQLFEQRYADEPFVDVMPAGSHPQTRSVRGSNMCRISLHRPQGRDTLVVLSVIDNLAKGASAQAMQNMNIMFGLNEALGLESPALLP; from the coding sequence GTGATCAAGGTAGCAATTGTGGGCGGTACCGGCTACACGGGAGTGGAGCTGCTGCGCCTGTTGGCCGGGCACCCGCAGGTGGAGTTGACCGCTATCACATCCCGCGCCCTGGCGGGCACTCCGGTGGCGGAGCTGTTTCCCAGCCTCCGCGGCCATTGCGAACTGGCCTTTTGCGAGCCGGATATCGACCAGTTGTCCCGCTGTGACCTGGTGTTTTTCGCCACTCCCCACGGTGTCGCCCAGGCCCAGGTGCCGGAGCTGATGAAGCGCGGTGTGCGCGTGATCGATCTGTCCGCGGATTTCCGTATCACGGATGTCCCCGCATGGGAGCAATGGTACAACCAGCCCCACGGCGCGCCGGAACTGGTGGAGATGGCGGTTTACGGCCTGCCCGAGGTCAACCGCGACGCCATCGCCGGCGCCCAACTGGTGGCCTGTCCGGGCTGTTATCCCACTGCGATCCAGCTGGGCTGGATTCCCCTGTTGGAGGCGGACGCGGTGGACCCGCAACAGCTGATCGCCAACGCCGCCAGTGGCGCCAGCGGGGCCGGTCGCCAGGGCAAGACCGAGCTGCTGCTGGCGGAGACCAGCGACAACTTTCGCGCTTACTCCGCTGGTGGCCATCGCCATTTGCCGGAGATCGAACAGGGCCTGCGCCGGGCGCAACCCGCCGGCAGTGCGGAGGCGCGGGTGACCTTCGTGCCGCACCTGCTGCCCATGATTCGCGGCATTCACGCAACCCTCTACTCCACCCTGCGGGGCGGTCGGGAGTTGGAAGAGCTGCAACAGCTGTTCGAGCAGCGCTATGCCGATGAGCCCTTTGTGGATGTGATGCCCGCTGGCAGTCACCCGCAGACCCGCAGTGTACGCGGCAGCAACATGTGCCGGATTTCCCTTCATCGGCCCCAGGGGCGGGATACCCTGGTGGTGCTCTCGGTGATCGACAACCTGGCCAAGGGCGCTTCGGCGCAGGCGATGCAGAATATGAACATCATGTTTGGCCTGAATGAGGCGCTGGGGCTGGAGAGCCCGGCGTTGCTGCCTTAG
- a CDS encoding chloride channel protein: protein MSQRPRISVKNKPPNWPLGERGLEKLRLELSSQDALAPLLAMALLIGFCAGAVTIGFRYLSEWPAEWFLTAPGHFESLPPHWCFALPLIGALVLAGIYRLLEPNRRYVGVVHVLDRLHNHQGQMPGINALLQFFAGAIALLSGHSVGREGPAVHLGATSGSWVSGRLKLPNNSVRSLLGCGVAAAIAASFNTPLAGVVFAMEVVMMEYSVAGFLPVILAAVAGSAVTRITFGSQPAFNVPAIQLSSLAELPLLFLCALSIGLLAGLFIRAQRRLAPLQRKSPLLRFLAAGLVTGTLAIWVPEILGTGYDTLEMAMLGKLGLGALIAIVAAKLVATALASGLGIPGGVIGPSLFLGACMGGIAGGLTNLFLGDATASPGFYAMVGMAAMMAALLNAPLAALLAILELTYNPNVLFPGMMMIVVACVVARHLLGTEGIFQETLRALGKSGTPSWRQQMLSRVGVASVMDRDFAVTPREIVEEDAVRLIERHPQWIVIYLPGEPTQLLRAADLASFMQRLAEAREQGREQKTTGEKPPVDLLKLPGERLQLAPLNWRATLLEAQQHLESSGADALYIDRGHGGTLDNNVAGIILPQHIDNFYRK, encoded by the coding sequence GTGTCACAGCGCCCCCGGATTTCCGTCAAAAACAAACCGCCGAACTGGCCGCTCGGGGAGCGCGGCCTGGAAAAACTCCGCCTGGAACTCTCCTCCCAGGATGCACTGGCGCCCCTGCTGGCGATGGCGCTGCTCATCGGTTTCTGCGCCGGCGCGGTCACCATCGGCTTTCGCTACCTCAGCGAATGGCCCGCGGAATGGTTTTTGACAGCGCCGGGACATTTTGAATCCCTGCCGCCGCACTGGTGTTTCGCACTGCCGCTGATCGGCGCTCTGGTGTTGGCGGGCATATACCGCCTGCTCGAGCCAAACCGCCGCTACGTGGGCGTGGTTCACGTGCTCGACCGGCTGCACAACCACCAGGGGCAGATGCCCGGCATCAACGCCCTGCTACAGTTTTTCGCCGGTGCCATCGCGCTCCTCAGCGGCCACTCCGTGGGGCGCGAGGGTCCGGCGGTACATCTGGGTGCCACCAGCGGCAGTTGGGTGTCCGGCAGGTTGAAGCTGCCCAACAATTCCGTGCGCAGCCTGCTGGGCTGCGGCGTGGCCGCCGCCATTGCAGCCTCCTTCAACACGCCGCTGGCGGGCGTGGTGTTCGCGATGGAGGTGGTGATGATGGAGTACTCCGTAGCCGGCTTCCTGCCGGTGATACTGGCGGCGGTAGCCGGCAGCGCCGTCACGCGGATCACCTTCGGCAGCCAGCCGGCGTTCAATGTACCCGCAATCCAGCTCAGTTCCCTGGCGGAGCTTCCACTGTTGTTCCTGTGCGCCCTGTCGATCGGCCTGCTGGCGGGGCTGTTTATCCGCGCCCAGCGCCGGCTGGCGCCGCTGCAGCGCAAGTCGCCTCTGCTGCGTTTCCTCGCCGCCGGCCTGGTCACCGGCACACTGGCCATCTGGGTACCGGAGATTCTCGGCACCGGCTACGACACCCTGGAAATGGCAATGCTGGGCAAGCTGGGGCTCGGCGCGCTGATCGCAATCGTGGCGGCAAAGCTGGTGGCCACCGCCCTGGCCAGCGGCCTGGGCATTCCCGGCGGGGTGATCGGCCCCAGCCTGTTTCTCGGCGCCTGCATGGGCGGAATCGCCGGCGGCCTCACCAACCTCTTTTTAGGCGACGCCACCGCCAGCCCCGGCTTCTATGCCATGGTGGGCATGGCGGCGATGATGGCCGCGCTGCTCAATGCCCCCCTTGCGGCACTGCTGGCGATTCTCGAACTCACCTATAACCCCAATGTGCTTTTCCCCGGGATGATGATGATCGTGGTGGCCTGCGTGGTAGCCCGGCACCTCCTGGGCACAGAAGGGATTTTCCAGGAAACCCTGCGCGCACTGGGCAAAAGCGGCACTCCCAGTTGGCGCCAGCAGATGCTGAGTCGGGTGGGAGTGGCCAGCGTCATGGACCGGGACTTCGCGGTGACGCCCCGGGAGATCGTCGAGGAGGACGCGGTGCGCCTGATAGAACGGCATCCCCAATGGATTGTGATCTATCTCCCCGGGGAGCCAACGCAACTGCTGCGCGCGGCGGACCTGGCCAGTTTCATGCAGCGGCTGGCGGAGGCGCGGGAACAGGGCAGGGAGCAGAAAACTACCGGCGAGAAGCCGCCGGTGGACCTGCTCAAACTCCCCGGCGAGCGTTTGCAACTGGCACCGCTCAACTGGCGCGCCACCCTGCTGGAGGCCCAGCAGCACCTGGAATCCAGCGGCGCCGATGCCCTCTATATCGATCGCGGCCACGGCGGAACACTGGACAACAATGTCGCCGGCATTATCCTGCCGCAGCATATCGACAACTTTTACCGTAAATAA
- the hemJ gene encoding protoporphyrinogen oxidase HemJ: MLWVKAFHLVAVVCWFAALFYLPRLFVYHKDATDAVSRDRFCIMERRLYRGIATPSMIATLALGIWLLSFNWDYYKSAGWLHAKLVFVLLLIGYHHACGVYVRRFAAGTVTRSGRYFRVFNELPVIALVVIAILVIVKPF; the protein is encoded by the coding sequence ATGCTCTGGGTCAAAGCTTTCCACCTGGTCGCCGTCGTCTGCTGGTTCGCCGCGCTCTTCTACCTGCCGCGCCTGTTCGTGTATCACAAGGACGCCACCGATGCGGTCAGCCGCGACCGCTTTTGCATTATGGAGCGCAGGCTCTACCGCGGCATCGCCACACCGTCGATGATCGCCACCCTGGCGCTGGGCATCTGGCTGCTGAGCTTCAACTGGGATTACTACAAGAGCGCCGGCTGGCTGCACGCCAAGCTGGTGTTCGTGCTGCTGCTGATCGGTTATCACCACGCCTGCGGCGTCTATGTGCGCCGGTTTGCCGCCGGCACCGTCACCCGCAGCGGGCGCTACTTCCGGGTCTTCAACGAGTTGCCGGTGATAGCGCTGGTGGTCATCGCAATACTGGTGATAGTGAAACCCTTCTAG
- a CDS encoding hydroxymethylpyrimidine/phosphomethylpyrimidine kinase — MDTSQPIVLTVTHHDPSGSAGLTADTETAVSLGCHITSVVSAISVGDTRELLGVAPVDDSLLVEQARAILEDMPIAAIKIGYLGSVENVRALHSVLRDYPEIPVIIDPDATLADKESLLAPPLWEAASSLLLPYATMVCPNRREARAMAVEADVFDAMAQELLESGCRYLLLTGVPACDKQLENRLYDERGLVRQFHWKQLPPAAYGSCGTLATAIACHIAHGLTVIEAVSRSQQFTWSAIADSRRLGMGRPIPNRLFWTKK; from the coding sequence ATGGACACATCCCAACCCATCGTCCTGACAGTAACCCACCACGACCCCAGCGGCAGTGCCGGCCTCACCGCGGATACAGAGACCGCAGTGAGCCTCGGCTGCCACATCACATCGGTGGTCTCCGCGATCAGTGTGGGGGATACCCGGGAATTACTGGGCGTCGCGCCAGTGGACGACAGTCTGCTGGTGGAACAGGCCCGTGCGATCCTGGAGGATATGCCGATTGCAGCGATCAAGATCGGCTACCTCGGCTCAGTGGAAAACGTCCGCGCGCTGCACAGCGTGCTGCGGGACTACCCCGAGATTCCCGTGATAATCGACCCGGACGCCACCCTGGCGGACAAGGAAAGCCTGCTGGCGCCGCCGCTGTGGGAGGCCGCCAGCTCCCTCCTGCTGCCGTACGCCACCATGGTCTGCCCCAACCGCCGCGAAGCCCGCGCCATGGCGGTGGAGGCGGATGTGTTCGACGCCATGGCCCAGGAACTGCTGGAAAGCGGCTGCCGCTACCTGCTACTCACCGGCGTGCCCGCCTGCGACAAACAGCTGGAAAACCGCCTCTACGATGAACGCGGCCTGGTGCGCCAGTTCCACTGGAAGCAACTGCCCCCCGCCGCCTATGGCTCCTGCGGCACCCTGGCCACCGCCATCGCCTGCCATATCGCCCACGGCCTCACAGTGATCGAAGCCGTCAGCCGCAGCCAGCAATTCACCTGGAGCGCCATTGCCGACAGCCGCCGCCTGGGTATGGGACGGCCGATACCGAATCGGTTGTTCTGGACGAAGAAGTAA